From one Paractinoplanes brasiliensis genomic stretch:
- a CDS encoding UDP-glucose dehydrogenase family protein, whose translation MRVCVVGTGYVGLTTGVSLAFLGHQVTCIDLDQDKVDMLRGGKCPIYEPGMEELLAEAAPNLTFTTSYAEGVPGADVVFVAVQTPSAGDGSPDLRYLRSAAESVAQNLDHEFTVVVNKSTVPIGSGNWVDAILRDSFAQRDDRPENCEFSVASNPEFLREGNAIHDTLFPDRIVIGSDSPRALEVLNQLYRPLINQTFTPPVFQPRPDDTTAVPLVSTDLASAELIKYAANAFLALKISYVNEIGQLAGKVGADITEVARGMGLDQRIGSRFLEPGVGWGGSCFGKDTKALIATASEYNYDMPIVKAARDVNQRQREIAVERLQSELRILKGRKIGLLGVAFKPNTDDLRDSPALDIAGLLLARGARVKLHDPIAGERFRREYPELAPHLSDTLDGVFDDCDAVVLVTKWAQYIELDWGKFVGLMRTPIVLDGRNVLDAERMSRLGFKYLSMAG comes from the coding sequence GACCACCGGTGTGAGCCTGGCCTTCCTGGGACACCAGGTGACCTGCATCGACCTCGACCAGGACAAGGTCGACATGCTGCGCGGGGGCAAGTGCCCCATCTACGAGCCCGGCATGGAGGAGCTGCTCGCCGAGGCCGCGCCGAACCTGACGTTCACCACCAGCTACGCCGAGGGCGTGCCGGGGGCCGACGTCGTCTTCGTGGCCGTGCAGACCCCCTCCGCCGGCGACGGCAGCCCGGATTTGCGCTATCTGCGCTCGGCGGCCGAGAGCGTCGCGCAGAATCTCGACCACGAGTTCACCGTTGTGGTCAACAAGTCGACCGTTCCGATCGGCTCCGGCAACTGGGTCGACGCGATTCTTCGCGATTCGTTCGCGCAGCGCGACGACCGGCCGGAAAATTGCGAGTTCTCGGTCGCGTCGAATCCGGAGTTCCTGCGCGAGGGCAACGCCATCCACGACACGCTGTTCCCCGACCGCATCGTGATCGGCTCGGACAGTCCGCGCGCGCTCGAGGTGCTCAACCAGCTCTACCGCCCGCTGATCAACCAGACCTTCACCCCGCCCGTCTTCCAGCCTCGGCCCGACGACACCACGGCCGTCCCGCTGGTCTCGACCGACCTGGCCAGCGCCGAGCTGATCAAGTACGCGGCCAACGCGTTCCTCGCCCTGAAGATCAGCTACGTGAACGAGATCGGCCAGCTGGCCGGCAAGGTCGGCGCCGACATCACCGAGGTGGCCCGCGGCATGGGCCTCGACCAGCGCATCGGCTCGCGCTTCCTGGAGCCCGGTGTCGGCTGGGGCGGTTCCTGCTTCGGCAAGGACACCAAGGCGCTGATCGCCACCGCGTCGGAATACAACTACGACATGCCGATCGTGAAGGCCGCCCGCGACGTCAACCAGCGGCAGCGCGAGATCGCGGTCGAGCGCCTGCAGTCCGAGCTGCGCATCCTCAAGGGCCGCAAGATCGGGCTGCTCGGCGTGGCGTTCAAGCCCAACACCGACGACCTGCGCGACTCGCCGGCGCTCGACATCGCCGGCCTGCTGCTCGCCCGGGGCGCCCGGGTCAAGCTGCACGACCCGATCGCGGGCGAGCGCTTCCGCCGGGAGTACCCCGAGCTGGCGCCGCACCTGAGCGACACGCTCGACGGTGTCTTCGACGACTGCGACGCCGTGGTGCTGGTGACCAAGTGGGCGCAGTACATCGAGCTCGACTGGGGCAAGTTCGTCGGCCTGATGCGTACGCCGATCGTGCTCGACGGCCGCAACGTGCTCGACGCCGAGCGCATGAGCCGCCTCGGTTTCAAGTACCTCTCGATGGCCGGCTGA